In Streptomyces thermolilacinus SPC6, a single genomic region encodes these proteins:
- the cobT gene encoding nicotinate-nucleotide--dimethylbenzimidazole phosphoribosyltransferase, whose translation MSRLNLDDFSELIERPDSGVRRDAEERRERLTVPPGALGRLDELGEWLAAAQGAVPVRPVERPKAVLFAGDHGVAALDVSGRPAGTAHTLVRAVLDGASPVAVLARRAGVPVRVVDAGLDCDPELLPEDVVRHRVRRGSGRIDIEDALTAAEAERAVRLGMAVADEEADSGTDLVVLGDLSVGGTTVAATLIAALCGTDASVVTGRGGAGIDDLAWMRKCAAVRDALRRARPVLGDQLELLATVGGADFAAMTGFLLQAAVRRMPVVLDGVVSAACALVAQRAAFRAPDWWLAGQVSGEPAQAKAFDRMALNPLLDHGVTVGEGTGALLALPLVQAAAALAAELPLRPDQPRAEDASGEGGSD comes from the coding sequence ATGAGCAGGCTGAATCTCGACGACTTCTCCGAACTGATCGAGCGTCCGGACAGCGGCGTCCGCCGGGACGCCGAGGAACGCCGGGAACGGCTGACCGTGCCGCCCGGCGCGCTCGGCCGCCTGGACGAGCTCGGGGAGTGGCTGGCCGCCGCTCAGGGCGCCGTGCCCGTGCGGCCGGTGGAGCGGCCGAAGGCCGTGCTGTTCGCCGGGGACCACGGGGTGGCCGCGCTCGACGTGTCGGGCCGCCCGGCCGGTACGGCGCACACCCTCGTACGGGCGGTGCTCGACGGGGCGAGCCCGGTCGCCGTGCTGGCGCGGCGCGCCGGGGTGCCCGTACGGGTCGTGGACGCGGGCCTGGACTGCGATCCCGAGCTGCTGCCCGAGGACGTCGTACGGCACCGGGTGCGGCGCGGCAGCGGACGCATCGACATCGAGGACGCCCTCACCGCCGCGGAGGCCGAGCGGGCCGTACGGCTCGGCATGGCCGTCGCGGACGAGGAGGCCGACTCGGGCACCGACCTGGTCGTGCTGGGCGACCTGAGCGTCGGCGGCACGACCGTGGCGGCCACGCTGATCGCCGCGCTGTGCGGGACGGACGCGTCGGTGGTGACCGGGCGCGGCGGCGCGGGCATCGACGACCTGGCATGGATGCGCAAGTGCGCGGCGGTCCGTGACGCGCTGCGCCGGGCGCGGCCGGTGCTGGGCGACCAGCTGGAACTGCTGGCGACGGTCGGCGGCGCGGACTTCGCGGCGATGACCGGGTTCCTGCTCCAGGCGGCGGTGCGGCGGATGCCGGTCGTCCTGGACGGCGTCGTGTCGGCGGCGTGCGCGCTGGTGGCGCAGCGGGCCGCGTTCCGGGCGCCCGACTGGTGGCTGGCCGGGCAGGTCAGCGGGGAGCCCGCGCAGGCGAAGGCGTTCGACCGGATGGCGCTCAACCCGCTGCTCGACCACGGCGTCACTGTGGGCGAAGGAACCGGGGCGCTGCTCGCCCTCCCCCTCGTCCAGGCCGCGGCGGCGCTCGCGGCGGAGCTGCCGCTGCGGCCCGACCAGCCGCGGGCGGAGGACGCGTCCGGGGAGGGCGGCTCGGACTGA
- a CDS encoding bifunctional adenosylcobinamide kinase/adenosylcobinamide-phosphate guanylyltransferase — MELTLLGTGAPAGLPRPGCPCAACATARGPHARAAASLLVDDALLLDLTPGAALAAARAGHTLTGVRQVLLTHPHDGPPVELPAGLPSAGRVPDGRELTLISGHRVRAVPMDAPGTGYEVTSLEGARLLYLPPGGAPAGAAAPQRPYDLVALDVTARPDALARLRASGAVGPDTDVLAVHVDHDVPPGPELDRRLAAAGARAVPDGTTLTVGAYRETPVPPRRTLVTGGARSGKSLEAERRLEAYPDVVYVATGGARDGDAEWAARVGAHRERRPSSWRTEETCEVAELLTADGPPLLVDCLSLWLTDAMDRVGAWDDDTWARTGEKALRERVAELVAAVRATPRVVVAVTNETGSGVVPATAAGRRFRDELGRLNAAFADECEQVLLAVSGQVLVLRG, encoded by the coding sequence GTGGAACTGACTCTGCTCGGCACCGGAGCCCCGGCCGGACTCCCCCGCCCCGGCTGCCCCTGCGCCGCGTGCGCCACCGCACGCGGCCCCCACGCGCGCGCCGCGGCCTCCCTGCTCGTGGACGACGCGCTCCTCCTCGACCTCACGCCCGGCGCCGCCCTCGCCGCCGCCCGCGCGGGGCACACCCTCACCGGCGTACGGCAGGTGCTGCTCACGCACCCGCACGACGGGCCGCCCGTCGAGCTGCCCGCCGGGCTGCCGTCCGCCGGGCGCGTCCCGGACGGGCGCGAGCTCACCCTCATCAGCGGGCACCGCGTGCGGGCCGTGCCGATGGACGCGCCCGGCACCGGCTACGAGGTGACGTCCCTGGAGGGCGCCCGGCTGCTGTACCTCCCGCCCGGCGGCGCACCCGCAGGGGCGGCCGCGCCGCAGCGCCCGTACGACCTGGTCGCCCTCGACGTGACCGCCCGGCCCGACGCGCTGGCCCGGCTGCGGGCGTCCGGCGCGGTGGGCCCCGACACCGACGTGCTGGCCGTGCACGTGGACCACGACGTGCCGCCCGGCCCGGAGCTGGACCGGCGGCTGGCCGCGGCCGGCGCCAGGGCCGTACCGGACGGGACGACGCTGACGGTCGGCGCGTACCGGGAGACCCCCGTACCGCCCCGCCGCACGCTGGTCACCGGCGGTGCCCGGTCCGGCAAGTCCCTTGAGGCGGAGCGGCGTCTGGAGGCGTACCCGGACGTCGTGTACGTGGCGACCGGCGGCGCGCGGGACGGCGACGCCGAGTGGGCGGCCCGCGTCGGCGCGCACCGGGAGCGGCGGCCGTCCTCCTGGCGCACCGAGGAGACCTGCGAGGTGGCCGAACTGCTGACCGCCGACGGGCCCCCGCTGCTGGTGGACTGCCTGTCGCTGTGGCTGACCGACGCGATGGACCGGGTCGGCGCCTGGGACGACGACACGTGGGCCCGTACGGGCGAGAAGGCCCTGCGCGAGCGGGTCGCCGAGCTGGTCGCCGCCGTCCGCGCCACGCCCCGCGTGGTCGTCGCCGTCACCAACGAGACGGGCTCCGGCGTCGTGCCCGCGACGGCGGCCGGACGGCGCTTCCGGGACGAGCTCGGGCGGCTCAACGCGGCCTTCGCGGACGAGTGCGAGCAGGTGTTGCTCGCGGTGTCGGGGCAGGTTCTCGTGCTGCGCGGCTGA
- a CDS encoding S1C family serine protease gives MDALLSRVRALSLPLVAAVGAVALLAGCTTALPPAGPAAAGPRASGTARAQAPAPAPRQQPGDLQSDYQAVIKEVLPSVVTIEAGESLGSGVVYDAQGHIVTNAHVVGSARSFRVTVATREQPLAARLISSYPEQDLAVIKLDGPPPEGVRPARFGDSAKVEVGQIVLAMGSPLGLSGSVTQGIVSAIGRTVSESRSGGGTGATIGNMVQTSAPINPGNSGGALVNLNSEVIGIPTLAAADPEVGGGTAPGIGFAIPVSMVRTVADQIVKYGSVRDSGRAALGISGRTVLDDEYRPTGVAVERVMEGGAAQGAGMRVGDIITRVGDAEITTITSLLEALATLKPGEKVPVRFLRGGKPRTAQVTLGEM, from the coding sequence ATGGATGCCCTCCTGTCGCGTGTGCGTGCGCTGTCGCTGCCCCTCGTCGCCGCGGTGGGCGCGGTCGCCCTGCTGGCCGGCTGCACCACGGCCCTGCCGCCCGCCGGGCCCGCGGCGGCGGGGCCCCGCGCCTCGGGCACGGCCCGGGCGCAGGCACCGGCGCCCGCGCCGCGGCAGCAGCCGGGTGACCTCCAGAGCGACTACCAGGCCGTCATCAAGGAGGTGCTGCCGTCGGTCGTCACCATCGAGGCGGGCGAGAGCCTGGGCTCCGGGGTCGTCTACGACGCGCAGGGCCACATCGTCACGAACGCGCATGTCGTCGGCTCCGCCCGCAGCTTCCGCGTCACGGTCGCCACCCGGGAGCAGCCCCTCGCGGCGCGGCTGATCTCCAGCTACCCGGAGCAGGACCTCGCCGTCATCAAACTCGACGGCCCGCCGCCCGAGGGGGTGCGGCCGGCGCGGTTCGGCGACTCGGCGAAGGTGGAGGTCGGGCAGATCGTCCTGGCGATGGGGTCGCCGCTGGGCCTGTCCGGCAGCGTGACGCAGGGCATCGTGTCGGCGATCGGACGCACGGTCAGCGAGAGCCGGAGCGGCGGGGGTACGGGCGCGACGATCGGCAACATGGTGCAGACGTCGGCGCCGATCAACCCGGGCAACAGCGGGGGCGCGCTGGTGAACCTGAACAGCGAGGTCATCGGCATCCCGACGCTCGCGGCAGCGGACCCGGAGGTGGGCGGCGGGACCGCGCCCGGGATCGGGTTCGCCATCCCCGTGTCGATGGTGCGGACGGTCGCGGACCAGATCGTGAAGTACGGGAGCGTACGGGATTCCGGGCGGGCCGCGCTGGGGATCTCGGGGCGGACCGTACTGGACGACGAGTACCGGCCCACGGGGGTCGCGGTGGAGCGGGTCATGGAGGGCGGGGCGGCGCAGGGGGCCGGGATGCGGGTGGGGGACATCATCACCCGGGTGGGTGACGCCGAGATCACGACGATCACGTCGCTGCTGGAGGCGCTGGCGACCCTGAAGCCGGGCGAGAAGGTGCCGGTCCGCTTCCTGCGCGGCGGCAAGCCCCGCACGGCCCAGGTGACGCTCGGCGAGATGTGA
- a CDS encoding ABC transporter ATP-binding protein, with protein sequence MSSGEDAGDKGASTPRLPARETWRALYRHFRPHRAVVALGTLLALVGTVAGLAQPLAAKTLVERLGRAESITGVLLGLTALVVAGAVVQATGSYLLERTAESVVLAARRSLIGRLLRLRLAEVERTQPGDLMSRITSDTTLLRAVTTRSVVSAVTGSLGFLATLVMMLLMDAVLLGVTLGVIVLIGGAFALAMPRIAEATRRSQEAVGEISSRLERAFGAFRTVKASGAEARETAVVEAAARDAWRHGVKAAKWQAVAGSSVGLAVQVSFLAVLGIGGARVASGAITVAELIAFLLYLFYLIEPVSELVEAVTQYQVGSAAIARIEEAERLEAEDPEDQGGAVAAGRGPASVVFENVGFRYREDLPYVHHGVSFEVAGPGMTAFVGPSGAGKTTVFGLVERFYEATGGRVLVDGRDVRDWPVAELRGAIGYVEQDAPVLAGTLRENLVFAAPGATEEEIWEVLVRARLDALVERLPDGLDTVVGHRGSKLSGGERQRVAVARALLRKPRLLLLDEATSQLDAVNELALRDVVAEVAREVTVLVVAHRLSTVTLADRIVVMDAGRVRAMGTHEELVAGDPLYAELAATQFLATRG encoded by the coding sequence GTGAGTAGTGGTGAAGACGCTGGAGACAAGGGGGCCTCGACGCCCCGACTGCCCGCCCGCGAGACCTGGCGGGCCCTGTACAGGCACTTCCGGCCGCACCGGGCGGTCGTCGCGCTGGGCACGCTGCTGGCGCTGGTCGGCACCGTGGCCGGTCTCGCGCAGCCGCTCGCCGCGAAGACGCTGGTGGAGCGGCTCGGCAGGGCCGAGTCGATCACGGGCGTCCTGCTGGGCCTGACCGCGCTGGTCGTCGCGGGCGCGGTGGTCCAGGCGACCGGCTCGTACCTCCTGGAGCGCACCGCCGAGTCGGTGGTGCTCGCCGCGCGCCGGTCGCTGATCGGGCGGCTGCTGCGGCTGCGGCTCGCGGAGGTGGAGCGGACCCAGCCGGGCGACCTGATGTCGCGGATCACCTCGGACACGACGCTGCTGCGGGCCGTGACGACCCGGTCGGTTGTCTCGGCGGTGACGGGTTCGCTGGGTTTCCTGGCGACGCTCGTGATGATGCTGCTGATGGACGCCGTGCTGCTCGGTGTGACGCTGGGCGTGATCGTGCTGATCGGCGGGGCGTTCGCGCTGGCCATGCCGAGGATCGCGGAGGCGACGCGGCGTTCGCAGGAGGCGGTCGGGGAGATATCCAGCCGTCTGGAGAGGGCGTTCGGGGCGTTCCGCACGGTGAAGGCGTCGGGCGCGGAGGCGCGGGAGACGGCCGTCGTGGAGGCGGCGGCGCGGGACGCGTGGCGGCACGGGGTGAAGGCCGCCAAGTGGCAGGCGGTCGCCGGTTCGTCGGTGGGGCTCGCGGTGCAGGTGTCGTTCCTGGCGGTGCTGGGCATCGGCGGGGCGCGGGTCGCGTCCGGGGCGATCACCGTGGCGGAGCTGATCGCGTTCCTGCTGTACCTGTTCTATCTGATCGAGCCGGTGTCGGAGCTGGTCGAGGCGGTCACGCAGTACCAGGTGGGGTCGGCGGCGATCGCCCGTATCGAGGAGGCTGAGCGGCTGGAGGCCGAGGACCCGGAGGACCAGGGCGGCGCCGTGGCGGCCGGGCGCGGGCCCGCGTCGGTCGTCTTCGAGAACGTGGGCTTCCGGTACCGGGAGGATTTGCCGTACGTCCACCACGGGGTGTCGTTCGAGGTGGCGGGGCCGGGCATGACCGCGTTCGTCGGGCCGTCGGGCGCGGGCAAGACGACGGTGTTCGGGCTGGTCGAGCGGTTCTACGAGGCGACCGGCGGCCGGGTCCTGGTGGACGGCAGGGACGTACGGGACTGGCCGGTCGCCGAGCTGCGGGGCGCCATCGGGTACGTGGAGCAGGACGCCCCGGTGCTGGCGGGGACGCTCCGCGAGAACCTCGTGTTCGCGGCGCCCGGCGCGACGGAGGAGGAGATTTGGGAGGTGCTCGTACGGGCCCGGCTCGACGCGCTGGTGGAGCGGCTGCCGGACGGTCTGGACACGGTCGTGGGGCACCGGGGCTCCAAGCTGTCGGGCGGGGAGCGGCAGCGGGTCGCCGTCGCCCGGGCGCTGCTGCGCAAGCCCCGGCTGCTGCTCCTGGACGAGGCGACGTCGCAGCTGGACGCGGTGAACGAGCTGGCGCTGCGGGACGTCGTCGCGGAGGTGGCGCGGGAGGTGACCGTGCTGGTGGTGGCGCACCGGCTGTCGACGGTGACGCTGGCGGACCGGATCGTGGTGATGGACGCGGGCCGGGTACGCGCGATGGGCACCCACGAGGAACTCGTGGCCGGTGACCCGCTGTACGCGGAGCTGGCGGCGACCCAGTTCCTGGCGACGCGGGGGTAG
- a CDS encoding methyltransferase domain-containing protein has protein sequence MSTAVSGCGGAAAEWLGGLGGLRDTVRQELIARQLDEQIGARYPVGQRLRILDVGMGQGTQALRLARAGHTVTGLESDPEMLKVAREALAGEPAGIRERFRLIEGDGRETGVHFLPGSFDVVLCHGVLMYVDEPDAMLAGLARMLAPGGLLSLVVRNADALAMRPGLTGDWAGALAAFDADTCASELGVPMRADRLDTLTATLAGIAAPLQAWYGVRVFTDTVPKDEGLPAAQELDRLLAAEDRAGRTDPYRRVASLLHLCGVRG, from the coding sequence CTGAGCACCGCGGTCTCCGGTTGCGGAGGCGCGGCGGCGGAATGGCTGGGCGGGCTCGGCGGACTGCGTGACACGGTCCGCCAGGAGCTCATCGCGCGCCAGCTGGACGAGCAGATAGGCGCCCGCTACCCGGTGGGCCAGCGGCTGCGGATACTCGACGTCGGCATGGGCCAGGGCACGCAGGCCCTGCGGCTGGCGCGGGCCGGGCACACGGTGACCGGGCTGGAGTCCGACCCGGAGATGCTGAAGGTCGCCCGCGAGGCGCTGGCAGGGGAACCGGCGGGCATCCGCGAGCGGTTCCGGCTGATCGAGGGCGACGGCCGGGAGACCGGCGTGCACTTCCTGCCGGGGAGCTTCGACGTCGTGCTGTGCCACGGCGTGCTGATGTACGTGGACGAGCCCGACGCCATGCTGGCCGGACTCGCCCGGATGCTGGCGCCCGGCGGCCTGCTGTCCCTGGTCGTACGGAACGCGGACGCGCTGGCCATGCGGCCGGGGCTGACCGGGGACTGGGCCGGTGCCCTCGCCGCGTTCGACGCGGACACGTGCGCGAGCGAGCTGGGCGTGCCGATGCGCGCCGACCGGCTCGACACGCTGACGGCCACGCTCGCCGGGATCGCGGCGCCGCTCCAGGCCTGGTACGGCGTGCGGGTCTTCACCGACACGGTGCCCAAGGACGAGGGCCTGCCCGCCGCGCAGGAGCTGGACCGGCTGCTGGCCGCCGAGGACCGCGCGGGCCGCACCGACCCGTACCGCAGGGTGGCGTCGCTGCTGCACCTGTGCGGCGTACGGGGCTGA
- a CDS encoding DUF3043 domain-containing protein yields MFRSRSKDEKAPTGKVTADLSKQPRDPQAPKGRPTPKRSEAQTQRRRAVTPPLDRKEAMRRQREARRADLARQREALATGDERFLPVRDRGPVRRFVRDFVDSRFFVAEMFLPLAVVILVLSVIQVGNMQAIATMLWLGVIVLIIVDSIGLSIRLKKQLKQRFPDEPKRGAVAYALMRSLQMRRLRLPKPQVKRGERP; encoded by the coding sequence GTGTTCCGTAGCCGTTCGAAGGATGAGAAGGCCCCCACCGGCAAGGTGACGGCGGACCTCTCCAAGCAGCCCCGCGACCCGCAGGCCCCGAAGGGCCGCCCGACCCCGAAGCGGAGCGAGGCCCAGACCCAGCGCCGCCGCGCGGTGACGCCACCGCTCGACCGCAAGGAGGCGATGCGCCGCCAGCGCGAGGCCCGCCGTGCCGACCTGGCCCGCCAGCGCGAGGCGCTGGCGACGGGCGACGAGCGTTTCCTGCCCGTCCGCGACCGGGGGCCGGTCCGCCGCTTCGTGCGCGACTTCGTCGACTCGCGGTTCTTCGTCGCCGAGATGTTCCTGCCGCTGGCGGTGGTCATCCTCGTCCTGTCGGTGATCCAGGTCGGCAACATGCAGGCGATCGCCACGATGCTGTGGCTGGGCGTCATCGTCCTGATCATCGTGGACTCGATCGGCCTGTCGATCCGTCTGAAGAAGCAGCTGAAGCAGCGCTTCCCGGACGAGCCGAAGCGCGGCGCCGTGGCGTACGCCCTGATGCGCTCGCTCCAGATGCGCCGACTGCGGCTGCCGAAGCCGCAGGTCAAACGGGGAGAGCGGCCCTGA
- a CDS encoding PspA/IM30 family protein, with protein sequence MSGVMKRMGMIFRAKANKALDRAEDPRETLDYSYQKQLELLQKVRRGVADVATSRKRLELQLNQLQSQSAKLEDQGRKALALGREDLAREALSRRAALQQQVTDLETQHQTLQGEEEKLTLAAQRLQAKVDAFRTKKETIKATYTAAQAQTRIAESFSGISEEMSDVGVAIQRAEDKTAQLQARAGAIDELLASGALDDQSGLAKDDIQAELDRLSGGTDVELELQRMKAELAGGTTPQQAIEGGDGTQQGQAQGQGQARPRFDKS encoded by the coding sequence ATGAGCGGTGTCATGAAGCGTATGGGGATGATCTTCCGCGCGAAGGCGAACAAGGCCCTGGACCGGGCCGAGGACCCGCGCGAGACCCTCGATTACTCGTACCAGAAGCAGCTGGAGCTGCTCCAGAAGGTCCGCCGCGGCGTGGCCGACGTGGCGACCTCCCGCAAACGCCTCGAACTCCAGCTGAACCAGCTCCAGAGCCAGTCCGCCAAGCTGGAGGACCAGGGCCGCAAGGCGCTGGCGCTCGGCCGCGAGGACCTCGCCCGCGAGGCGCTGTCCCGGCGGGCCGCGCTCCAGCAGCAGGTGACCGACCTGGAGACGCAGCACCAGACGCTCCAGGGCGAGGAGGAGAAGCTGACGCTCGCCGCGCAGCGCCTCCAGGCCAAGGTGGACGCCTTCCGTACGAAGAAGGAGACCATCAAGGCGACGTACACGGCCGCGCAGGCGCAGACCCGCATCGCCGAGTCGTTCTCCGGCATCTCGGAGGAGATGAGCGACGTGGGCGTGGCCATCCAGCGCGCCGAGGACAAGACGGCGCAGCTCCAGGCCCGCGCCGGTGCCATCGACGAGCTGCTCGCGTCCGGCGCCCTCGACGACCAGTCGGGCCTCGCCAAGGACGACATCCAGGCCGAGCTGGACCGCCTGTCGGGCGGTACGGACGTGGAGCTGGAGCTCCAGCGGATGAAGGCCGAGCTGGCGGGCGGTACGACCCCGCAGCAGGCCATCGAGGGCGGCGACGGCACGCAGCAGGGCCAGGCGCAGGGCCAGGGCCAGGCACGGCCCCGGTTCGACAAGAGCTGA
- the pspAA gene encoding PspA-associated protein PspAA — MIVRIMGEGQVRLADWHFAELNRLDDELLAEMETGDEAGFRRTLHALLGRVRELGERLPDDSLEPSELILPSPDASLEDVRSLLSDDGLIPPL; from the coding sequence ATGATCGTACGGATCATGGGGGAGGGCCAGGTCAGGCTGGCCGACTGGCACTTCGCCGAGCTGAACCGGCTGGACGACGAGCTGCTCGCCGAGATGGAGACCGGTGACGAGGCCGGTTTCCGCCGGACCCTGCACGCCCTGCTGGGCCGCGTGCGGGAGCTGGGCGAGCGGCTCCCGGACGACTCCCTGGAGCCGTCGGAGCTGATCCTCCCGTCGCCGGACGCCTCCCTGGAGGACGTGCGCTCCCTCCTCTCCGACGACGGCCTGATCCCGCCGCTGTAG
- a CDS encoding sensor histidine kinase, which produces MPAQGNALTRCRDRLRAHPLAFDALLATAVLGAMVLGSFADPHGDGSGPTFGTRTPGPGSVLLMVVGAAALVARRRAPKQVLACTGAVTVAEFVAGDPAAPVAMSAVVALYTVASRTDRPTTWRVGLATMTVLTAAAMFFGSAPWYTQENLGVFAWTGMAAAAGDAVRSRRAFVDAIRERAERAERTREEEARRRVAEERLRIARDLHDVVAHHIALVNVQAGVAAHVMDRRPDQAKEALAHVRDASRSALDELRATVGLLRQSGDPEAPTEPAPGLAVLDDLLDTFRHAGLPVRLARTDQDTHLPAAVDLAAYRIVQEALTNVRKHAGTDATAEVSVLRVGRTIEVTVLDDGGTPGPGPGPADSTAAPRPGPAAPADRAPGGHGLLGMRERVAAIGGALSTGPRYGGGFRVQAILPLTTRSGEDLVP; this is translated from the coding sequence GTGCCGGCACAAGGAAACGCCCTCACCCGCTGCCGCGACCGGCTGCGCGCGCACCCGCTCGCCTTCGACGCGCTCCTGGCCACGGCGGTCCTCGGGGCGATGGTCCTCGGCTCGTTCGCCGATCCGCACGGCGACGGCAGCGGCCCCACGTTCGGCACCCGCACCCCCGGCCCCGGCAGCGTCCTGCTCATGGTGGTGGGCGCCGCCGCCCTCGTGGCGCGGCGCCGCGCGCCCAAGCAGGTCCTCGCCTGCACCGGCGCCGTCACGGTCGCCGAGTTCGTCGCGGGGGACCCCGCCGCGCCCGTGGCGATGAGCGCGGTCGTCGCCCTGTACACGGTCGCCTCCCGCACCGACCGGCCCACCACGTGGCGGGTCGGCCTCGCGACGATGACGGTCCTGACGGCCGCCGCCATGTTCTTCGGCTCAGCCCCCTGGTACACCCAGGAGAACCTGGGCGTCTTCGCGTGGACGGGCATGGCCGCCGCCGCGGGCGACGCGGTCCGCAGCCGCCGCGCGTTCGTCGACGCCATACGGGAGCGTGCCGAGCGCGCCGAGCGCACCCGCGAGGAGGAGGCCCGCCGCCGCGTCGCCGAGGAGCGCCTGCGCATCGCCCGCGACCTGCACGACGTGGTCGCCCACCACATCGCCCTGGTCAACGTCCAGGCCGGGGTCGCCGCGCACGTCATGGACCGCCGCCCCGACCAGGCGAAGGAGGCCCTCGCGCACGTACGGGACGCCAGCCGCAGCGCGCTGGACGAGCTGCGCGCCACGGTCGGCCTGCTCCGCCAGTCCGGCGACCCGGAGGCGCCCACCGAGCCCGCGCCGGGCCTGGCCGTCCTGGACGACCTGCTGGACACGTTCCGCCACGCCGGTCTCCCCGTGCGCCTCGCCCGCACCGACCAGGACACGCACCTTCCGGCCGCCGTGGACCTCGCCGCGTACAGGATCGTCCAGGAGGCGCTCACCAACGTCCGCAAGCACGCGGGCACCGACGCGACCGCCGAGGTCAGCGTCCTGCGCGTCGGCCGGACCATCGAGGTGACCGTGCTGGACGACGGCGGCACCCCCGGCCCCGGACCCGGCCCCGCGGACAGCACCGCCGCGCCGCGCCCCGGACCCGCCGCCCCCGCCGACCGGGCACCCGGCGGGCACGGGCTGCTCGGCATGCGCGAGCGGGTCGCGGCGATCGGCGGGGCGCTCTCCACCGGTCCCCGGTACGGGGGCGGCTTCCGCGTGCAGGCGATACTTCCCCTCACCACACGCTCCGGAGAGGACCTGGTCCCATGA
- a CDS encoding response regulator produces MTTNEPIKVLLADDQALLRSAFRVLVESEPDMRVVGEASDGAEAVALTRTTSPDVVLMDIRMPGTDGLAATREISADPALAHVHVVMLTTFEVDEYVVQSLRAGACGFLGKGAEPDELLSAIRVAAAGDALLSPAATKGLIATFLAQSPRVAPGAGGADGGPHPAGPGGPGHAERLAGLTGREREVLVHVAAGLSNDEIAGRLQVSPLTVKTHVNRAMAKLGARDRAQLVVIAYESGLVRPRVD; encoded by the coding sequence ATGACGACGAACGAGCCGATCAAGGTGCTGCTCGCCGACGACCAGGCCCTGCTGCGCAGCGCGTTCCGGGTGCTGGTCGAGTCGGAGCCGGACATGCGGGTCGTCGGCGAGGCGTCGGACGGCGCCGAGGCGGTCGCCCTGACCCGTACGACCTCGCCGGACGTGGTGCTGATGGACATCCGCATGCCCGGTACGGACGGCCTGGCGGCGACCCGCGAGATCTCCGCCGACCCGGCGCTCGCCCATGTCCACGTGGTGATGCTGACGACGTTCGAGGTGGACGAGTACGTCGTGCAGTCGCTGCGCGCCGGGGCGTGCGGCTTCCTCGGCAAGGGCGCCGAACCGGACGAGCTGCTGAGCGCCATCCGGGTCGCCGCCGCCGGGGACGCCCTGCTGTCGCCCGCCGCGACCAAGGGCCTGATCGCCACGTTCCTCGCCCAGAGCCCGCGGGTCGCGCCGGGCGCGGGGGGCGCCGACGGCGGGCCGCACCCGGCCGGTCCCGGCGGCCCCGGGCACGCCGAGCGGCTGGCCGGTCTGACGGGCCGTGAGCGCGAGGTGCTGGTCCATGTCGCCGCGGGGCTCTCCAACGACGAGATCGCCGGGCGCCTCCAGGTCAGCCCGCTCACCGTCAAGACGCATGTGAACCGGGCCATGGCGAAACTCGGGGCCCGCGACCGCGCTCAGCTGGTCGTCATCGCGTACGAGTCGGGGCTGGTACGCCCGAGGGTGGACTGA